The Patescibacteria group bacterium sequence ACTGCTGATATTGGATTGTTTGTAGCCCTTCAAGCACTGGACAATGAGGCCATAACTGATATTAATATTGAAGATGATACAACGGTTGTATCTTATACTACCAAGCTCTCAGTATTTGGTTTTATCCCTGTAGAAATAAAAGCTGAAGCTAGAGTAGCCAAGGATGGTGAGGTAAAAGTCAAATATCCTTGGTGGCACTTCTTGGCAAGAAAAAGCTCTGATGATACGTATCGTAATATAGCGACAGAGATTAGTGCCCGCATTGCTATAGAAGAAGAAGGTATTCCAGCGGTTGATGAAAAAAATTAAGTAAGTAGAAAACAGACAACTAAAAAACCACCCCGAGTGGCATTGAGGGGTGGTTTTTAGTATTTACTAGCTGAGCAATCCTGCTAGGCGTAGTAAGTAGAGAAATAGTCCGATTGAGACGATAAATATCGCGAAGCCAAGGCTTAAGCCAATCGGAGAGCCCCACTCGTCCCACTTTTGTCTGCGAGATTTTCGCTCTAGCCAATATCTCTCATCAGCCGTAAGACTAAGTTTGTCGTTTTCTTTTTGATCCATAAAAAGTATAATAAAAAATTGAATTATATTATCCAATCGACCTTTTTGGATAATTTTGGGGCTCTTGATTTTTTTTGATTGGGACTCCTTGGTGTGTCTCAAGAGCAAGACGGAGTACAAACTCCAATATTTATATATATTAACTTATTTTTTATTTTACGGCAAATCCTTTGTATTATGGGTTTTCTATCCTTCTACTTCCACACTAAAACCTCCGTAGGCCATACGCTGCATATCAAAAGGCATAGAAAGATCTTTTGCGTCCTTGTATTTTTCGTTCATTTCATCCATCACTTTTTTATTGACTTCGCCGCGATGCTGTTTGGACTCAAATACAATAAATGAAAACCAGACAGTCTCGTCTGCGTTTGCTTTTGCCAGCGCAGTAAAGGCAAGTGGTTTCATACCGCCTGTTTCTTTGGGCTCAAGATCATCACCCTTACATTCATAATATTCAAGGGCACCGTGCTTCATCCACATATCGCGGCCTTCGCTGGCCATCTTGGTATATTCTTGTGTTTTGTCTTTGGGGACTACGAGCACAAAACCATCTATATATTTTGACATATTTTTTTATCTTAATGATTAATTAAGTTTATTTTAGCAAATTCTCTATTGAAACGCCAATAACTCATTTCTGCGTATTTGTAAATTTAAATCAAAAAACACCCAATTTGGGTGCTTTATCTAAAGCTCATCGTGCTAGCACGATGTGGCGGGCTACATCGGACTGGAACCGTATTCCGAGTAAGCCCAGTAAGGAGATTCTACAATATTTTTCATTATAAATTAATAGATGCTCGTGCGCTATATGTTAATTTTCTTGCTCAAAAAACTTATATATAGAGATTGCATTTTCTTTAAACCAGACGGTATCAACATCATAAAAGGTTTTAGTAGTTGTGGCAACATAATATTCATAAGGCCAAGTGAAATAATAACATACATCACTGTTAAAAAAATATTACTAAATATATTTATCATCCACTCTGACTTATAGTTATTAACAAAAAAAATGGAATAGACGAGCAGATGTATAAAACTGTATATAAAAGCAACTTGTGGCTTTACTTTGTAACCAAATATATCTATTGGTTCTTCTTTTTTAGACTTACCAATAGAAGGATCAAATACCCCCGCACGAGTTTTAGGATCAATAGGATTCTGAAAAATTTCAAACTTTTGTCCTGATCTTAAACTTTCAATCCATGACAATGTATAAAAAAGAAATTTAAAAAATCCTGCAAGTACTATACGAAACCAAAACAATTTTATTCTTAGTGGAAATCCTCTTAATTTTTTAAGGGGTTTCTCATGTAAACTTTCAAGTTTTACAAGTATGTCATGAGCATCAATAAGCTTGTATATTTTCTTATTTTTTTCAAAAAATTCTCCTGTTTCAAAATTACAAAAAAAATCATCTGATCGCAAATCAATCCGATCAAATAAGCCCTTGATTCTTTCCCCACTTGATGCAAGTATAATTCCTTCTTCTGTCTTTTTCCCATAACTTACTGACACATAAATTTGTTTTAAGGGATTTATACTATCTAGTTCTTTTTTAGGGATAGTAATTTTAAACAAAGAGGCATAATCACCTGAATGTTCCTTCATTGTACTAAACCCAAAAGTACCATCAACATAATCAATAGGTTCATGAAAAGACGAAAACGGCAATTCAAATTTATTTTTAAAACTTACTTTATCTAACATAATTTATATACTTAATATAGTCATATTATCTCAATTATAATTAATGGTCAAACAAAAAAACAGCCCTTAAATATAGGGTGTTTTTTAACATCCTCGTGCTAGCACGAAATTCTTGTGCCCTTCGACTCACTCACTTCGTTCACTCGCTCAGGACATTCGATAACTTATCAATTTATATACTAAATAAGTGGTCGAAGGCCATGAGCAGAGTTCTGCAAAGCAGAACGGAGTCGAATGGCGGAGAGGGAGGGATTCGAACCCTCGACCCCAATAAATCGGAGTAACACCTTAGCAGGGTGCCGCTTTCAACCACTCAGCCACCTCTCCACATTAATTAGTAGGATAATAAACTAATTGATCTAGCAATTAATCAATTAAGCAATTATACTATTAGCTATTATTTTCTGGCGGAGAGTGAGGGATTCGAACCCCCGGAACCTTTCGGCTCAACGGTTTTCAAGACCGCCGCATTCGACCGCTCTGCCAACTCTCCTTATTATAAAACAAATTTGAAAGTTTTTCCCGCCAAAGGCGGGATTGCTGTTTATTCCCAATCGCTACACTCTTGGACAAACAGGGAACAAGACCGCCGCATTCGACCACTCTGCTAACTCTTCTAGTCAATAATAACTGCTATATAATAATATATTCTATCATTTTTGTAAAGAGTAATTAATTTATTATAAAATATGCATAAAACGTGTCTGGGGCTGGTTTTGGGAGGGTTTTTTTGCTATAATTAATACATAACTATATTATTATGCAAAAAAAGATTATCCGATTGGCCATTATAACAGTGGTTATATTACTAATCCCTTTGATTGCCAGTCAATTTACCAAAGATGTAAAGTGGGACTGGTTTGATTTTATTTTGATGGGTATTTTGATATTTGGCACTGGGCTAGCTTATGAATTAATATCCAAAAGATCAGATAAGTATGAATACAAAGCGGCTATTGGCATTGGACTATTGGGAGGGTTTTTACTTTTTTGGGTAAATGGAGCAGTTGGTATTATTGGTAGTGAGGATGAGTCTATTAATTTGCTATATTTTTTCGTGTTGCTTATTGGACTGATTGGTTCTTTTGTAGTGCGCTTAAAAGCGCGCGGCATGATTTATATATTATTGTCTATGGCTGTTCTTCAAATGTTGGTGCCAGTCATTGCTTTGATTGGGAAACAGTTGGACTTTGATCCTAGCGTGTTGGGAGTGTTTGCTCTTAATGTATTTTTTGCTACGATTTTTGTCCTATCGGCTCTACTTTTTAGGCGGGCTGATTCAAAAAAATAAATAGCTTATAAATATTAAAAATAAAATTATGGCAAAAGGCAGCGGAGCAGGGGGTGGAGCAGTCTATGGTCTTGGCTTGATAGGCGCTCTGGTCTACTATATACAAAACGCAGATTCATTTATGGCCGGCTTTATTGGCATGCTCAAAGCAGTAATCTGGCCAGCGATGCTAGTTTATCACTTGTTGGAATTTTTGCAGATTTAAATATCAGTTTTTGGCAATCACCAGACAACTGATATTTTGCCAGCCATGTGACTTTAGAGTCCTGGCGGCCTGATTGAGTGTTGAGCCAGTAGTGACTACGTCATCTATTAAAAGTATACTCGGACAGTTTTGGGAAAATCCCAGGGCTGTTTTTGATAGCCTAAAAGCATTATTTACATTTTGCTCTCGGGATTTTTTGTCCAGCTGAGCTTGGGCTTTGGTGTGTTTTACTCTTTTCAGTAGAGGATAGTATGGCTTGTCTAGGCGCTGGGCTAGTTTTTTAGCTACGAGTTCTGTCTGGTCAAAGCCACGAATTTTTCTTTTTTTGTTGTGTAGTGGTACGTTGCAAATTATAGTATTATTTGGCAGATTAAGACGGCGGCTTTGTTTTTCTAAAATATCAGTCAAAAGATTGGCCATATGTTCCAGATAGCTATATTTGTATTTTTTGAGAATTTTTTGGACTGTTTTGTTTTGGTACTGACAACAGATATAACAGGCGTCAAAATAAAAATCTGTCTGGTCGGGCCAGCTGACTTGATTGTCGTATTCTAGTATTATGTCACTCAAACAATAGCCACAGCAAAGACTACCTTCTCGGTGGCAATTTATACAAAATTGTGGCCAGATAAAATCTAGTAAATTGTTTAGAATTTTTTTTACCCAATTAAAAATTATAGTGAAAATATTTTCCTTTTTTAAAATAGTAAAATTTTGTGAATTTCTAACTGGGTTTAGCATCGCTTTTCTTTATTGTTTGTCATTGCGAGAAGTCACGCCTTGGCGAGACGACGAAGCAATCTATGTTGTTTTAGATTGCCACGCGCCTCGCTATGCTCGGCGCTCGCAATGACAGAAAAATTATCTTATGGCAATTTTTTTGCCTTGTAAAAATACTTTTATTTTTTGGGTTTTTTTGTCTAGTAATTGAGAGGCTAGAGTATTGGTCAGATATTGGTCTACCAGTCTTTTGAGGCTGCGAGCGCCATCTTGAGTGGCATTTTCTATATTAAGTAGATAATTGATTATCTTGGCATCTAGCTCTATAGCTATACCCTGCTCATTGAGCCTTTGTTTTATTTGCTCTAGCTCTGCGCGGATTATTTTGCGAGCGGCTGATTTGTCCAAGGCTTCAAAGGCCAGTATCTTGTCTATTCTATTGGTAAACTCTGGTGGAAAATAACGATTAAGAGAAGATAATATTTCTTGGCTGAGATTTTTGAAATCATTTTTACTTTCGTCAGTGTCAAAACCCATCACTGCTTGACGATTAAATTCTTTGAGGCCGACATTGGAAGTCATGACAATAATAGTATTTCTAAAATTGACAGTTTTGCCGGTGGCATCAGTCAATTCTCCTTCTTCTAGGATTGGCAAAAGCAGGCTAAAGACATCGGGATGCGCTTTTTCTATTTCATCAAATAGGACTAGGCTATAGGGTTTGTTTTTGACCAAATCAGTCAGCTTGTTGCCTTCGCGGTAGCCAACATAGCCGGCGGGTGAACCAATCAGCTTGGAAATATTGAATTTTTCGGAAAATTCACTCATATCAATCCTAGTCATATTTTTGCTGCCACCAAAAACATGTTTGGCGATTTGTTTGGCAGTTTCGGTCTTGCCTACGCCACTGGGTCCCAAAAACATAAAGCTAGCCAGAGGGCGATTTTTGTCGTGTAGTCCGGCCTTGGATTTGCGGATAATATCGGCAATGGATTTTAGGGCAATATCCTGACCAAAAATTTGACTAGATAGTTTGTTTTCCAGATTGACCAGTTGTTTGTTTTCTTCCAGGTTGATAGAGGACAGAGGTACACCGGTAATGCGAGAGATTACTTCTTTGATATTATCTTCATTTATCAGGCCGAGATGGATGTTTTTAGTTTTGTCTTCTTTGGCCTGCAATCTCAAAAGGTCTTCCAGTAGCTCGTCTTCTTGATTTTTGTACTCCAAGGCATCTAGGTAGTTTTCTGATAAAATAGCCTGTTTTTTATTATTTTGGCAGTCAGTTATTTTTTCTTGGGTTTCTTTAATTTTTTTACTCAAGCCATTTTTGGTATTTTTGACGCGGATTTTGGCGGCAGCTTCATCTATCAGGTCTATGGCTTTGTCGGGTAGTTTTTTGTCTGGTAAAAATCTTTTGCTCAGTACCACCGCTGATTTCAAAGCGCTGTCTTCAATTTTTACTTTGTGGAATTTTTCATAATTTTGGCGTAGACCTTGTAAAATTTCCAGAGTCTCTACTTCGGAGGATTCATCAACAATGATAGGCTGAAAGCGTCTTTCCAGAGCTTTGTCACTTTCAATGTGTTTTTTGTACTCATCAAAAGTAGTAGCACCGATACATCTGAGCTGTCCGCGTGATAAGGCTGGTTTGAGGATATTGGCGGCATCAAGTGAGCCGGTAGTTGCTCCAGCACCCATGATAGTGTGTAATTCGTCTATAAACAAAATAACATCAGGATTATTTTTTATTTCATTGATAGTCTGCTTGAGGCGGCTTTCAAATTCACCTCTATACATTGTACCGGCTATCAAGCTGCTGATATCAAGATTTAATATAGTTTTGTTTAGAAGTACATCAGGTACTTTGTTTTCAGTTATTCTTTTGGCTAGGCCTTCAATAATGGCAGTTTTACCAACGCCAGCATCGCCCAAAAGCACTGGGTTATTTTTGGTACGGCGAGATAGTATCTCAATCAATCTGTCTATTTCTTGGACGCGTCCAATGACCGGATCAATGTCTTTTTGGATTTCCAAACTAGTCAGGTTGACAGTATAGCTCTCTAGATTGTTGGGGCTTTTGTCTTCTTCAAAAATGTTTTCCAATTCTTTGATGTCTTCGTCTATAGTCAGCTCACTGAATTTGGAGGTACTCTTGAGTATCAAATTTAGATGTTGTTTAAGACTGCTGATATTAATATTAGCTTTGTTGAGTATCTTGAGGGTATTTTCATGTTCACTTTGGCTGATACCCCACAACAGATGTTCAGTACCAATATATTTGTGCCTAAATTTGTAGGCAGTGACTACAGCTTTTTCGATGATTCTTTGGGCTTCTTCAGATGGCTGAGGTAGATTTTCCGGATTGATACCAATAGTTTGATAGGTATCCAAGATATTGTCGTTATTTAAAAAACTGGCGTCAATTTTTTGTTTTATCAAAATGTCTGAACCAAGTGATCCTTTAGTCTTTAAGATGGACACAAAAAGATCTTCCGGCTCAATAAAATTTCTTTTTTTGGAATAAGCCAGATTTTGGGCACCAATCAGTACTTTTTTGAAGTGCTCAGTGAATTTGTCCAATATATTTTGAGTGTGGTCTATCATATTACATACTCCTTAGAGCCTTTACTCTTTGCTCAATAGGCGGGTGAGTAGAAAATAATTTGGCCGCCGATCCATCTTTGAAAGGATTGGATATATATAAGTGAGCAGTTGCTTTGTTGGCTCTTTTAAGTGGTTTATTTTGTAAATTTATCTTTTCTAGGGCTCTAGCTAGACCTTCTGGGTAGCGGGTCAGGAGTGATCCAGAGGCATCGGCCAAAAATTCTCGTTTTCTAGAAATTGCCAATTGTATTAATTTGGCAAAAAGAGGAGAGAGTATTGCCAAGACCAGTCCTACTATTATTAGGATACCACCGCCTTTGTTTTCTTCACGGCTGTGTCCGCGCCATATAAAACTTCTCAGTAGCCAGTCAGCTAGTAGAGTGATGATACCAACACAGATTATAACTACCATCATTAGTCGGATGTCATAATTTTTGACATGCGACATTTCATGGGCGATCACACCTTCTAGTTCTTCATTTTTTAGGCCTTGTATAATGCCGGTAGTCAAAGCAATAGAGGAGTGCTTTGGATCACGGCCGGTGGCAAAGGCATTCATAGCACTGTCGTTTATAATATATATTTTGGGCATGGGTATGCCGGCGGTGATGGAAAGATTTTCCACCATGCGCCAGACATAAGGATTGTCATCTTTAGTAATTTCTTTGGCTCCAGCAGTAGAAAGAGCTACTTTGTCGCCGGCATAAAAGCTAATCATACTAGTCATAATAGCCATTATTGTGGCTAATATTACTACAAAATAACCACCTTCAGAATACTGAGCCCAGACCCAACTCAGGCCAAAAATAACCAAAACAAAAATGGTCATAAATAAAAAGCTTTTTCTTTTGTTTGAATCTATTTGTTTATACATTTTTATGAGTTTATTTCAACTTAATATAACAATATTAACTATGTTTTGTCAATTACAAAACACCTTATTAACTAAAGCATTTTATGGTAATAAATTATTTTGTTTTATCTGAGTTTTTCTGAGTTTGCTTCAGAATGAGGATAGGGGTAGGGTATGCTATAGGGTACGCAAGCACCGGTTAAATAACTACATTTATTACCGCCGGGGCAGCCACAAGTTTGACAATTATTTATTAGTTCCCCGTCGGCACAATAGAGGGGTTTAGTTGTAGAGCATTGGTTAGGATTAGTGCCATCAGAACATTTGGCGGGTATTTCTAAAGAAAAAGCATCGTCATTATTATCATAGTTATCCTCTTCATTGTATTTTAAGATGCTTACATAGTATACTTGTTGACCGGCGTCAGGAGTAGTAGTGGCTGTAAATTGGGCTTGCCTTAAGGCTCCTAGAGAAAAATCTATTTCTTTTATCATAATAGACATTACATCTCCCGGATAGCCATTATAAAATCTTAAAGTAAAATCATCAGCTGCTACATTTTCCAAGTTTTCTACATCAGCGCTTAGGGTCACTTCATAGTTTGCATTATTAAATACAGCATTCATATTATGAGCGCGCAAGTCAGGATAATCTATTGCTTCAAAAATATCATAGGCGTTTCGATTGATATTGAGACCGGCAATTGTAGTAGAGGCAGTTATATTAACATCATAATAGCCAAGGTTAGATGTTTGAGAAAATGTATTGGAGTAAGTACCGTCTCCTTGGTCAATGAGATTTAAGGTATATTGATTGTCTTGGTTATCAATCATTTGAGCTGTGACATCAGCGCCAGTCAGAGGAGTGGAACTAGCAGTTAAAGTAGCTGAAATTAGTATATCCTGTCCGGGGGCCACTATTGATTCCATAGTTGTTTCTAGGAGCACATCAGTTTTTACAAAAGTATATATATGATAACTAGCATTAGTAGAACTAGCGGTTAAAGTCCATTCACCAGCTAGAGGATTGTTTATTTGTAAATATCTCATAGTACTGGTGGCCTCGGTATTATAGATAGTACTATCCGGTGATTCGATTGTCAGATCAGTATAATCACCATCATAGGACATTAAGAAATATACATAATTTTCATTGTTCAAATTTACAGTATGAGATTTTTGACCAACTACACTATCTTCAATGTAGCTTATTTCCTGGGTGTCTTCAGTAAGGACATCTAAAGCTTGTTGAGGCTCTGTCAGAGATTTAGCTGAATAGGTTCCTAGTATTATATTAGCTATAAAATCTGCAACACCACTGCGTTTGTAAATTTCCCCATGATTATAATATCCCAACACTGGGCCTAAAATATTTGATACACTTGAATTATATATGGCTAAACTATTTGTACTGACTACGCCATCATCATCTGGCCAAATTATCTGACTTAGAAAATCACCTTTTGTGCCACCCGCTATAGCATAGGATACTTTACTATTTACATTTTCATAATCATAATCATCGCCTCCATTCAAATCTTTCATAAAGTTAGTATGAGCATTATACATTTGTTTGGCGGCAGTTGTGTCAGCAAATTTTTCTATATAATTAGGTACTATAAATCCGGGGAGAGCTCTGTCAATTATGTCACCATCTTGACTCATCCACCTTAATGCGGTAGGCATGCCATGATTTGGTGTGGCTAGCTGGATAAGATATCTGACCTTATTTGTATCAGTAGTTTGTACATACCAGCGTGATATTAGTCCGCCCATAGAGTAACCTACTATATCAACATATCTAGCATTATGAGTTTTTTTAACATACTCTACATTGTCAGATAATTTTTTAGCATATGTTTTTATATTACCTATAGTACATGCGGATTTATTTTCCACAGTACATTGACCAGGAGCATAGTCTAAAGCATATATAGGATGATCATTAGAATCTAATCTATCATCTAGTAAAGTCATCAGTGGTCCTATATCTTCCCAATCTTGTGTATAGCCATGTACAAGTATTATTGGCACTGTGCAACTATATTGGCAACTTCCGCCGCAGTCTACACCGGTTTCATCGCCGTTTTGTACGCCATCATTACAAGTCGCTACAGGATCTTGTAGATCGTTCTGATACCAAGCAAAAGTACTGCCGTCAGATGATATAGCCAAAATATCTATATCGTCATCACTATCCATATTGGCGATATACGTAGCTTTAAAACCACCAATTACAATATTTTCGGTAAAGTTTTGGCTGCCATCGTTTCTATACCAGGATATTTCATTGTTAGTGTCATAGGCTTTTACAAGGTCTATATGTTGATCCCCATCTATATCAGCGGCGTATATGGAATTGGCATAATTGGAGTTACTTATTGAGTGTATAGTAAAATTTTGACTGCCATCGTTTTCATACCAATAAATACCGCTGGGAACTCTAGCAGTTATAATATCAGCATCATTATCATTGTCCAGGTCAGTAATATAAAGGCCTCTGGTAAATCCATTAGATGCTATGCTGTGCGGAGTAAAATGTTGACTACCATCGTTTTCGTACCAATAAATAGCTCCATCATAATTTGCTGTTATTGCTGTTAAATCTAAGTCACCATCTCCATCTATGTCTACGGGAAATATGTTAATAATTTTTGTTGCTGAAGGTATTGAGTGCCTGGTAAAATGTTGGCTACCATCATTTTCATACCAATAAATATTAGCAACAGTTGCAACACCAGCTATTATATCCATATCACCATCTCCATCTATGTCTTCGGCTCGTACTACTTCGCCATAATTGTAACTATTATCAAGACCGTGGTGAATAAAATTTTCATTGCCATCATTTTCGTGCCATAGCAAACCATATCTATGTATAGTTAGGATATCTATATCCCCATCATTATCTATATCTTCAGTATAAAGGTCATTTATATGATCAGCAAGATAAATAAAATGTGGGGTAAAGTTGTTATGACCGTCGTTTTTGTACCAAGTTAAAGTAGTGCCGCCCAAAATGGTAGTCAGGACATCCATATCTGTGTCATTATCCATATCTACAGCTATAGAACGTTCAGCACCAACAGCTACATTAGTTATTATTTCCTGAGTAAAACCAATAATATTAGTTTCGGCAGTAACTTTATTTGATTTGATAAATAAAAAAATACCCGCCGAAGCTATAATAATCAAAATAGCTATTTTAGGCAGGTGGTCAATGATTTTTTTTGCCATGTTATTAGTATAATTTTTAGTTAGTTTGATTAAAAATTATACTAATATTAGTGTTTTGTCAATAATAAAAAACAACCTTCGAGGTTACCTCGAAGGTTGTTAGAGTTTAACTTAAAATTTTACCTGTACGTTTTCTCTTTCTTTTTCATCACCAATGGCAAAAAATTCCCAGGCAGTAAATTTTAGCATGCCAGCAATCAAGTTGTTTGGGAAGATTTCTATCTTGGTATTAAAGTCTCGAACCTGACCGTTGTAAAAGCGGCGAGAAGCTTGGATTTTGTTTTCGGTATCAGATATTTCGTCCTGAAGCTGCAAAAAGTTTTGTGAAGCTTTTAGATCAGGGTAATTTTCTGCTACTGCAAATAGACTTTTTAGGGTGTCTGAGAGCATATTTTCTGCCTTACCCTTTTCTTCAATGCCATTGGCCTTCATGGCACTGGCTCTAGCTTCGGTGACTTTGGTTAGCACACCTTCTTCGTGTTTCATGTAGCCTTTGACGGTCTCCATTAGATTGGGGATTAGGTCATAGCGGCGTTTTAGCTGTACATCAATGTCTGACCAGGCTTCTTTGACCCTGTTTCGGAGCCTAATCAGGCTATTGTATACACCAACCAGCCACAAAGCGACCAATATGACTACTACTAATATTACAATTAGCACTGTATCCATAGTTTTATTTTTAATACTTAATTTAGATAATATAATTTTACTAAATAGCCGGGTTTTTAGCAAATCTCAAAATTTCTACCATATTTTTGTAAAATATGTTATAATAAATTAGTTAAAATAAAAATAATTTTTAAAAGTATGTTTAAAAGAATAAATAACTGGCATTTGTCAGTTTTGGTAGTGATAGTCTCGTTTTTAAGTGTCCTTTTTATAAATAAATATGTCCAAGCTCAATGGGTTGATCCGATTGGCCTGCCTGGTGAGACACCAGACTTCCGGTTGGTAGTCAATCCTTTGGCAGAAGATCTCCAGATGGGGGACTATAGCATTATTGGTCAGAATATTGAGCTAAATCCTACTGGTTCTATTGGTAGTACAGCTATCAATGTAAAAAATGGCAGTCAGATTTGTTTTAATGGTACTGATTGTGCCTCTGCCTGGCCAACTGGTGGCGGGCTTGCTGATAATCTTGGTGACCATGTGGCTGATATGAATATTATTCTTGGCAATTGGTATCTTAGCGGTGACGGAGGCAGTGAAGGTATACGTGTTTTAGCCAATGGCAATGTTGTTGCCACCAACTATGTAGGTATAGGCACCGGCACTCCAAACAAACAACTGCATATCAAAACTCCAGCTGGTAGCAATGCGGAAATTGATATCCAAAGCGGAACAGATCCTGACTGGTGGGCAATTTATCAGGATGACGGAACTAATGATTTGCGTCTATGGTTTGGCAATACCACGGCTGGCGCTAATAAAGTAACTTTTGACGATAATGGCAATGTTGGTATTGGTACTATCAGTCCTTCGGCCAAATTGGAAGTGGTTGGTGACTTGGAAATAGGCAGTTTAGAAGACAACAATGGCGTTAATTTCTTTGGTGATTGTACTTCTGGTAATTATATTCAAGCTATTGCCGCTGATGGAACACTGACTTGTGCTGCAGATCAGTTGGGCACAGGAGGTACAGTTGATGAACCAACAGTTG is a genomic window containing:
- a CDS encoding DUF1428 domain-containing protein produces the protein MSKYIDGFVLVVPKDKTQEYTKMASEGRDMWMKHGALEYYECKGDDLEPKETGGMKPLAFTALAKANADETVWFSFIVFESKQHRGEVNKKVMDEMNEKYKDAKDLSMPFDMQRMAYGGFSVEVEG
- a CDS encoding ATP-dependent Clp protease ATP-binding subunit — translated: MIDHTQNILDKFTEHFKKVLIGAQNLAYSKKRNFIEPEDLFVSILKTKGSLGSDILIKQKIDASFLNNDNILDTYQTIGINPENLPQPSEEAQRIIEKAVVTAYKFRHKYIGTEHLLWGISQSEHENTLKILNKANINISSLKQHLNLILKSTSKFSELTIDEDIKELENIFEEDKSPNNLESYTVNLTSLEIQKDIDPVIGRVQEIDRLIEILSRRTKNNPVLLGDAGVGKTAIIEGLAKRITENKVPDVLLNKTILNLDISSLIAGTMYRGEFESRLKQTINEIKNNPDVILFIDELHTIMGAGATTGSLDAANILKPALSRGQLRCIGATTFDEYKKHIESDKALERRFQPIIVDESSEVETLEILQGLRQNYEKFHKVKIEDSALKSAVVLSKRFLPDKKLPDKAIDLIDEAAAKIRVKNTKNGLSKKIKETQEKITDCQNNKKQAILSENYLDALEYKNQEDELLEDLLRLQAKEDKTKNIHLGLINEDNIKEVISRITGVPLSSINLEENKQLVNLENKLSSQIFGQDIALKSIADIIRKSKAGLHDKNRPLASFMFLGPSGVGKTETAKQIAKHVFGGSKNMTRIDMSEFSEKFNISKLIGSPAGYVGYREGNKLTDLVKNKPYSLVLFDEIEKAHPDVFSLLLPILEEGELTDATGKTVNFRNTIIVMTSNVGLKEFNRQAVMGFDTDESKNDFKNLSQEILSSLNRYFPPEFTNRIDKILAFEALDKSAARKIIRAELEQIKQRLNEQGIAIELDAKIINYLLNIENATQDGARSLKRLVDQYLTNTLASQLLDKKTQKIKVFLQGKKIAIR
- a CDS encoding M48 family metallopeptidase; this encodes MYKQIDSNKRKSFLFMTIFVLVIFGLSWVWAQYSEGGYFVVILATIMAIMTSMISFYAGDKVALSTAGAKEITKDDNPYVWRMVENLSITAGIPMPKIYIINDSAMNAFATGRDPKHSSIALTTGIIQGLKNEELEGVIAHEMSHVKNYDIRLMMVVIICVGIITLLADWLLRSFIWRGHSREENKGGGILIIVGLVLAILSPLFAKLIQLAISRKREFLADASGSLLTRYPEGLARALEKINLQNKPLKRANKATAHLYISNPFKDGSAAKLFSTHPPIEQRVKALRSM
- a CDS encoding alpha/beta fold hydrolase — translated: MAKKIIDHLPKIAILIIIASAGIFLFIKSNKVTAETNIIGFTQEIITNVAVGAERSIAVDMDNDTDMDVLTTILGGTTLTWYKNDGHNNFTPHFIYLADHINDLYTEDIDNDGDIDILTIHRYGLLWHENDGNENFIHHGLDNSYNYGEVVRAEDIDGDGDMDIIAGVATVANIYWYENDGSQHFTRHSIPSATKIINIFPVDIDGDGDLDLTAITANYDGAIYWYENDGSQHFTPHSIASNGFTRGLYITDLDNDNDADIITARVPSGIYWYENDGSQNFTIHSISNSNYANSIYAADIDGDQHIDLVKAYDTNNEISWYRNDGSQNFTENIVIGGFKATYIANMDSDDDIDILAISSDGSTFAWYQNDLQDPVATCNDGVQNGDETGVDCGGSCQYSCTVPIILVHGYTQDWEDIGPLMTLLDDRLDSNDHPIYALDYAPGQCTVENKSACTIGNIKTYAKKLSDNVEYVKKTHNARYVDIVGYSMGGLISRWYVQTTDTNKVRYLIQLATPNHGMPTALRWMSQDGDIIDRALPGFIVPNYIEKFADTTAAKQMYNAHTNFMKDLNGGDDYDYENVNSKVSYAIAGGTKGDFLSQIIWPDDDGVVSTNSLAIYNSSVSNILGPVLGYYNHGEIYKRSGVADFIANIILGTYSAKSLTEPQQALDVLTEDTQEISYIEDSVVGQKSHTVNLNNENYVYFLMSYDGDYTDLTIESPDSTIYNTEATSTMRYLQINNPLAGEWTLTASSTNASYHIYTFVKTDVLLETTMESIVAPGQDILISATLTASSTPLTGADVTAQMIDNQDNQYTLNLIDQGDGTYSNTFSQTSNLGYYDVNITASTTIAGLNINRNAYDIFEAIDYPDLRAHNMNAVFNNANYEVTLSADVENLENVAADDFTLRFYNGYPGDVMSIMIKEIDFSLGALRQAQFTATTTPDAGQQVYYVSILKYNEEDNYDNNDDAFSLEIPAKCSDGTNPNQCSTTKPLYCADGELINNCQTCGCPGGNKCSYLTGACVPYSIPYPYPHSEANSEKLR
- a CDS encoding LemA family protein, which encodes MDTVLIVILVVVILVALWLVGVYNSLIRLRNRVKEAWSDIDVQLKRRYDLIPNLMETVKGYMKHEEGVLTKVTEARASAMKANGIEEKGKAENMLSDTLKSLFAVAENYPDLKASQNFLQLQDEISDTENKIQASRRFYNGQVRDFNTKIEIFPNNLIAGMLKFTAWEFFAIGDEKERENVQVKF